A genomic window from Pseudomonadales bacterium includes:
- a CDS encoding isocitrate/isopropylmalate family dehydrogenase translates to MPKRKVVLIPGDGIGPEITDAVLKVLDAAGVSIDWVRRNAGLAALEEGTDVLPESTIEAIEHHSVALKGPCTTPVGDGFASVNVQLRKRFELYAAVRPVRNLPGVETRFDGVDIIIIRENTEGLYSGVENEITPGVVMSMKVATEAGCLRIAHWAFRFATQRQRKKITVFHKANIMKMTDGLFLRCADQVHKHEYPNIEYETAIIDAGSMRLVQNPGQFDILLLENLYGDVVSDLCAGLVGGLGVVPGANFGDHAAIFEAVHGSAPDIAGKGVANPLALLMSAVMMLNYLAEVDEQPEFSRAAARIKKAYDQALLDGARTRDLGGELGTDAFADAVIARL, encoded by the coding sequence ATGCCAAAACGCAAGGTCGTGCTGATACCGGGCGACGGAATAGGACCCGAGATTACCGATGCGGTCCTCAAGGTTCTCGACGCAGCCGGAGTTTCCATCGACTGGGTCCGAAGAAACGCCGGACTGGCTGCCCTGGAGGAAGGCACAGACGTCCTGCCTGAAAGCACCATCGAAGCGATCGAACATCATTCGGTGGCGTTGAAGGGCCCCTGCACGACCCCGGTCGGCGATGGGTTCGCTTCGGTGAACGTGCAGTTGCGCAAACGTTTTGAACTCTACGCAGCCGTGCGGCCCGTGCGGAATCTGCCCGGCGTGGAAACCCGCTTCGACGGCGTGGACATCATCATCATCCGGGAAAATACCGAAGGCCTGTACAGCGGTGTGGAAAACGAGATCACCCCCGGTGTGGTGATGAGCATGAAGGTCGCAACCGAAGCAGGCTGTCTGCGCATCGCACACTGGGCCTTCCGCTTCGCCACTCAGCGCCAGCGTAAAAAAATCACCGTATTCCACAAAGCCAACATCATGAAAATGACCGATGGTCTGTTTCTGCGCTGTGCGGATCAGGTGCACAAACACGAGTATCCGAACATCGAGTACGAAACGGCCATCATCGATGCAGGCTCCATGCGCCTTGTGCAGAATCCCGGCCAGTTCGACATCCTGCTGCTGGAAAACCTCTACGGAGATGTGGTGAGTGACCTGTGCGCCGGACTGGTCGGCGGGCTCGGTGTGGTGCCGGGTGCGAACTTCGGTGATCACGCAGCCATCTTCGAAGCCGTGCATGGCTCAGCGCCGGATATCGCCGGCAAAGGAGTTGCGAATCCCCTGGCCCTGCTGATGTCTGCGGTGATGATGCTCAACTACCTGGCAGAGGTGGATGAGCAACCCGAATTCTCCAGGGCCGCCGCCCGTATCAAGAAAGCCTACGACCAGGCCCTGCTGGACGGCGCCCGAACCCGGGACCTCGGCGGCGAACTGGGTACCGATGCGTTTGCGGATGCGGTCATCGCCAGGCTCTAG
- a CDS encoding YSC84-related protein — protein sequence MSLRITLTALLMVLAGTVHADKFTDAADLFRNAGASAPFFDDAYGYAIFPTVGKAGFIIGGGRGTGRVYVAGDPVGETTLTQLTVGLQAGAQAHSQIIFFQDDRAFREFAQGNFEFGGQVNATIVTASAQATAATTGAGAGASGGRKDAEVKGGYYKGMAVFIIATGGLMFEASVGGQKFSYRPIDHSLSTQ from the coding sequence ATGTCCCTACGGATTACATTGACAGCCCTGCTCATGGTGCTTGCCGGCACCGTCCATGCAGATAAATTCACCGATGCTGCGGATCTGTTCCGCAATGCCGGGGCCAGTGCACCCTTCTTCGACGATGCATACGGGTATGCGATATTCCCGACCGTAGGCAAGGCGGGATTCATCATCGGCGGTGGCCGGGGTACCGGTCGGGTGTACGTGGCAGGAGACCCGGTGGGTGAGACCACGCTTACTCAGCTCACCGTTGGACTCCAGGCGGGTGCGCAGGCGCACAGCCAGATCATTTTCTTTCAGGATGACCGGGCCTTCAGAGAGTTCGCCCAGGGGAACTTCGAGTTCGGTGGTCAGGTGAACGCCACCATAGTCACTGCCAGCGCCCAGGCGACCGCGGCCACCACGGGTGCGGGTGCCGGTGCCAGCGGAGGACGCAAGGATGCGGAAGTTAAAGGCGGCTACTACAAGGGCATGGCCGTATTCATCATCGCGACCGGTGGGCTGATGTTCGAAGCGAGTGTGGGTGGACAGAAATTCAGCTACCGGCCAATCGACCACAGTCTTTCGACTCAGTAG
- a CDS encoding methyltransferase domain-containing protein → MRPLIVVAAVLLLGATAGTEASPARSAADLERDRSSQPFAVLDFIGLEPGMRALDVFAGDGYYSEVMAGIVGRDGHVYLHNSLGSARSLARMQQRLAAGRLPNVEPLVQDLDQLLIPGSSLDLVLLVKVFHDFYYANHGWRIAPDPALKTLYRLLKPGGIFGIVDHVARAGTGPAAAQVLHRVDPVFVCTEMQRLGFRFEGASQLLSNPRDPLDIPVFQAEVRGNTARFVHRYRKPAADELPTESKDCGRLAGS, encoded by the coding sequence ATGAGACCGCTGATTGTCGTTGCCGCCGTCCTGCTGCTCGGCGCAACCGCGGGGACAGAGGCATCCCCGGCACGCAGCGCGGCGGACCTCGAGCGCGACAGAAGCAGTCAACCCTTTGCGGTATTGGACTTCATCGGACTCGAACCCGGTATGCGGGCACTGGATGTCTTTGCCGGAGACGGCTACTACAGCGAGGTGATGGCCGGCATCGTCGGGCGCGATGGCCACGTCTACCTTCACAACAGCCTGGGTTCAGCCAGGTCCCTGGCGCGGATGCAGCAGCGTCTGGCGGCTGGACGACTGCCGAACGTCGAGCCTCTGGTGCAGGACCTGGACCAGCTGCTGATTCCCGGGTCGAGTCTCGACCTGGTGTTGCTCGTGAAGGTGTTCCACGACTTCTACTATGCCAATCATGGCTGGCGCATCGCACCGGATCCGGCGCTGAAAACACTCTACCGGCTGCTGAAACCCGGTGGCATATTCGGAATCGTCGATCATGTCGCCCGGGCCGGTACCGGCCCGGCGGCGGCACAGGTTCTACACAGGGTGGACCCGGTATTTGTCTGCACCGAGATGCAGCGCCTGGGATTCCGCTTCGAAGGCGCCTCGCAACTGCTCAGCAACCCCCGGGATCCCCTCGACATACCGGTCTTCCAGGCCGAAGTGCGCGGGAACACCGCGCGCTTTGTACACCGCTACCGGAAACCGGCAGCGGATGAGCTCCCTACTGAGTCGAAAGACTGTGGTCGATTGGCCGGTAGCTGA
- a CDS encoding TIGR03857 family LLM class F420-dependent oxidoreductase: MTSATSQASNPDERMGEIGFYTLAGAPKSPRDLIDEVREGERLGVGSVFISERFNVKEAATLSGAAGAVSEEIGIATAATNHNTRHPMVTAAYAMTMHRLTAGRFSLGLGRGIGPVFDAYGLPRITTAQIEDFVALMRRIWRGETVVGHDGPAGRFPYLSLGPEYHEHIPMTFTAFGPNSLALGGRAFDAVVLHTFFTDETTARCVQAVRRAAEAAGRDPRSVRVWSCFATIGDHLPSPLRLKKLVGRMATYLQAYGDLMVETNRWDPAVLARFRADDFVRTFRGAIDGLATTEQLEHVATLIPEGWLEAAATGDAAACVRKIQAQFDLGCDGVILHGATPGELAPILSEYRLRREAGRFERLPANPGGALL; encoded by the coding sequence ATGACAAGTGCAACATCACAAGCCAGCAATCCTGATGAGCGAATGGGCGAGATCGGCTTCTACACGCTGGCAGGGGCACCGAAATCGCCGCGGGATCTGATTGACGAGGTGCGGGAGGGTGAGCGGCTCGGGGTGGGCTCGGTATTCATCTCCGAGCGCTTCAATGTCAAGGAGGCTGCGACCCTGTCGGGCGCTGCGGGGGCTGTGTCTGAAGAAATCGGCATCGCCACCGCGGCCACCAATCACAATACCCGTCACCCGATGGTGACTGCCGCCTATGCCATGACCATGCACCGGCTTACCGCTGGCCGTTTCTCCCTCGGACTCGGACGCGGAATCGGCCCGGTCTTCGATGCCTACGGACTGCCGCGCATCACGACAGCCCAGATCGAAGACTTCGTGGCACTCATGCGGCGTATCTGGCGGGGTGAAACCGTGGTAGGCCACGACGGTCCGGCCGGGCGCTTTCCTTACCTGTCGTTGGGTCCGGAATATCACGAGCATATACCGATGACCTTCACCGCCTTCGGTCCGAATTCACTCGCCCTCGGTGGTCGCGCCTTCGACGCGGTGGTGCTGCATACCTTTTTCACCGATGAGACCACCGCCCGCTGTGTGCAGGCCGTGCGCCGGGCAGCGGAGGCCGCAGGTCGGGATCCCCGGTCCGTGCGTGTGTGGTCCTGTTTCGCCACCATAGGCGACCATCTGCCGTCTCCGCTGCGGCTGAAAAAGCTGGTCGGACGGATGGCAACCTACCTGCAGGCCTATGGTGATCTGATGGTTGAAACGAACCGCTGGGATCCAGCCGTGCTGGCGCGATTCCGGGCGGATGATTTCGTGCGTACCTTCCGGGGCGCCATCGACGGCCTCGCGACCACCGAACAGCTCGAACACGTGGCCACCCTGATTCCCGAAGGGTGGCTTGAAGCCGCGGCCACCGGCGATGCGGCGGCCTGTGTCAGAAAAATTCAGGCACAGTTCGATCTGGGCTGCGACGGCGTGATTCTGCATGGGGCCACACCTGGGGAACTCGCGCCCATCCTGTCCGAGTACCGGCTGCGCCGGGAAGCGGGTCGGTTCGAACGACTGCCCGCCAATCCAGGGGGAGCATTGCTCTGA
- a CDS encoding serine hydrolase domain-containing protein: protein MREVRAEAAGFSASRLERITEHLERNYIDTGRIVGAQVAVARHGELAYWRNFGLRDRERALPMADDTIFRIYSMTKPITSIALMQLYERGMFQLNDPIHRVLPGWRDQQVYVSGEGEEMELQPATRPVTFRHVLSHTAGLSYGATRHPVDRLYRKAGVRRDDGETLETFTNKLARLPLFFEPGTRWMYSYATDVCGRLVEVLSGQTLDRYFAEHLFEPLGMRDTAFHIDAAKTRRFAANYQRRPDKSLELIDDPLQSSYAQAPSFLSGGGGLTGTTADYLRFCEMLRGQGELDGQRIIGSRTLDLMTRNHLPGEGELSDLAIGAFSETAYEGVGFGLGFAMTLDAVAAGGIGEGDYYWGGAASTIFWVDPEEDLAAVFMTQLMPSATFNFRGQLKNILYGAMED, encoded by the coding sequence ATGCGGGAAGTAAGGGCGGAAGCAGCGGGGTTTTCGGCGTCGCGGCTGGAGCGGATTACCGAGCATTTGGAGCGCAACTACATCGACACCGGGCGGATCGTCGGTGCCCAGGTGGCGGTGGCGCGACATGGTGAACTCGCCTACTGGCGGAATTTCGGACTGCGGGATCGGGAGCGGGCGCTGCCCATGGCAGATGACACCATCTTCCGGATCTACTCGATGACGAAACCCATTACCTCGATCGCACTCATGCAGCTCTACGAACGGGGCATGTTTCAGCTGAACGATCCGATTCATCGGGTTTTGCCGGGCTGGCGGGATCAGCAGGTTTATGTGTCGGGAGAGGGCGAGGAAATGGAGTTGCAGCCGGCCACCCGGCCGGTGACATTCCGCCACGTACTCAGCCATACAGCAGGACTGTCGTATGGTGCGACAAGACATCCGGTCGACAGGTTGTACCGCAAAGCGGGCGTACGCCGGGACGACGGGGAAACCCTCGAGACCTTCACCAACAAGCTCGCCCGGCTGCCGCTGTTTTTCGAACCGGGGACACGCTGGATGTACTCCTACGCAACCGACGTCTGCGGTCGACTGGTCGAAGTGCTGTCCGGGCAGACACTGGATCGCTACTTCGCAGAACACCTGTTTGAACCACTCGGCATGCGGGATACCGCCTTCCACATCGATGCTGCAAAAACCCGGCGCTTCGCTGCCAACTATCAGCGACGCCCGGATAAGAGCCTGGAACTGATCGACGATCCTCTGCAGTCCAGCTACGCCCAGGCGCCGAGCTTCCTTTCCGGCGGCGGCGGACTCACCGGTACGACGGCCGACTACCTGAGATTCTGCGAGATGCTGCGTGGTCAGGGCGAACTGGACGGCCAGCGCATCATCGGCTCCCGCACCCTGGATCTGATGACCCGTAATCACCTGCCCGGCGAGGGTGAGCTGTCAGACCTGGCCATCGGTGCCTTCTCGGAAACCGCCTACGAAGGCGTGGGCTTCGGTCTGGGGTTCGCCATGACCCTGGATGCTGTTGCGGCGGGCGGGATCGGTGAAGGCGACTACTACTGGGGAGGTGCTGCTTCGACCATTTTCTGGGTGGACCCGGAGGAAGACCTTGCGGCGGTGTTCATGACTCAGCTCATGCCTTCGGCCACCTTCAACTTCCGCGGTCAGCTGAAGAACATCCTCTACGGAGCGATGGAGGATTAG
- a CDS encoding CoA transferase has translation MKPTFTLDGIRVLDLGSRVSTAWCSRLLADFGAEVVCVEDEDGHPLRSHPPFDRAGASIAARYFLANKASVPATAPAKAIDALVGSAHIVVTNALPGDALDAAAILALNPRALVCAITAHGQDGERSRLPGNDLTANARSGWASVNGLKDRSPLKASGYQASCQAGMLAFGSVLCALTEQLANDAPGQIIDVAELEVLVSTAAPAPLRYQYSGFIWPRKEARDVNDGPVPVADGFFALTISRPVFWIKAMRILGLPDLADDKELQQAGLRPKLKERFADRLSAALSGWKRMALFEALGAERVIAGPVLRMDELGSNPQFLARSFFREAPSGLRYPGPFARMGRSAWHVEREAVPAGGCAPRFETDDVIGTRPVRHGADSGATGGGPLSGFRGLVLTQAWAGTYATELLALLGAEVIQLEVRGRLDSWRGTYQNPIPKRLQEAPNAKHAWNLSPLYNSVNLNKECITLDLSTHRGVEIFRGLVAHVDFVAENFSPRVMGNLGLDYDSLAQIRPDLVMASLSAYGATGPWSRVPGIGGTIEPSSGMSALLGYPDGDPLNSGQMYPDPVAGLCGFAAIALALLHRDRTGEGQYIDLSMQEANFTFIGDAWLEYALNGSVRGPQGNRHPLHAPQGIYPAQGEDQWIAIAVESDTQWDELCDLLALEGFRSCLAGERKIREAELEQAIAAVTRGFDKRVLTTELLNRGIPAAPVLDAQEVAEDVLLRARGHMVRVEHEEAGSHWQSGVPVHYSRTPGVVRSAAPLQGQHSFRVFERLLGMSAQEYESLVAAEISGSGPTAATSVENQA, from the coding sequence TTGAAACCGACATTTACGCTGGATGGAATTCGGGTACTCGATCTGGGGTCGAGGGTGTCGACGGCGTGGTGCAGCCGGTTGCTGGCGGATTTCGGGGCGGAGGTGGTGTGCGTCGAAGATGAGGACGGGCATCCGCTGCGGAGTCATCCGCCGTTCGACAGGGCGGGCGCGAGTATCGCGGCGCGGTATTTTCTGGCGAACAAGGCCAGTGTACCGGCGACCGCTCCAGCCAAGGCGATCGATGCACTGGTGGGTAGTGCGCACATCGTGGTGACCAATGCACTGCCGGGCGATGCGCTGGATGCGGCTGCGATCCTTGCGCTGAATCCGCGGGCGCTGGTGTGTGCGATCACCGCGCATGGGCAGGATGGCGAACGGTCGCGGCTGCCCGGTAATGATCTCACTGCGAATGCGCGCTCGGGGTGGGCGTCGGTGAACGGGCTCAAAGACCGTTCGCCGCTCAAGGCCAGTGGCTATCAGGCGTCCTGCCAGGCGGGCATGCTGGCCTTCGGGAGTGTGCTCTGCGCACTCACAGAACAGCTTGCGAATGATGCTCCCGGGCAGATCATCGATGTGGCTGAACTCGAAGTCCTGGTTTCGACCGCTGCACCCGCACCGCTGCGCTATCAGTATTCAGGATTTATCTGGCCCCGCAAGGAAGCCCGGGATGTCAACGATGGACCGGTGCCGGTCGCAGACGGCTTCTTCGCGTTGACGATCTCCCGTCCGGTGTTCTGGATCAAGGCGATGCGCATTCTGGGGCTGCCGGATCTGGCCGATGACAAGGAACTGCAGCAGGCCGGACTGCGGCCGAAGCTGAAAGAGCGATTCGCGGACAGACTCTCTGCGGCACTGTCAGGGTGGAAACGCATGGCGCTGTTCGAGGCGCTGGGAGCTGAGCGGGTGATTGCCGGTCCGGTTCTGCGTATGGATGAACTGGGCAGCAATCCCCAGTTTCTGGCCAGGTCTTTTTTCCGGGAAGCTCCTTCAGGGTTGCGCTATCCCGGACCCTTCGCCCGCATGGGACGCAGCGCCTGGCACGTCGAAAGGGAAGCGGTCCCGGCGGGCGGTTGTGCACCCCGCTTTGAAACCGACGATGTGATCGGCACCCGACCGGTTCGGCACGGAGCAGACAGCGGCGCAACAGGCGGCGGTCCCCTGAGTGGATTCCGGGGCCTGGTGCTGACCCAGGCCTGGGCGGGCACCTATGCCACCGAACTGCTGGCGCTGCTCGGGGCAGAAGTCATACAGCTCGAAGTGCGGGGGCGACTCGACAGCTGGCGTGGCACCTATCAGAACCCGATTCCAAAGCGACTGCAGGAAGCCCCGAACGCGAAACATGCCTGGAACCTGAGTCCACTCTACAACTCGGTCAACCTCAACAAAGAGTGCATCACCCTGGATCTGAGTACACACAGAGGGGTTGAAATCTTCCGCGGACTGGTTGCGCATGTGGATTTCGTTGCGGAGAATTTTTCCCCCCGGGTGATGGGTAACCTGGGGCTCGACTACGACTCGCTTGCGCAGATCCGGCCCGATCTGGTGATGGCGAGCCTGTCGGCCTATGGGGCGACAGGGCCCTGGTCCAGGGTGCCGGGAATCGGCGGTACCATCGAGCCTTCTTCCGGCATGTCCGCGCTGCTCGGCTATCCGGACGGCGATCCGCTCAATTCCGGACAGATGTACCCGGACCCGGTGGCCGGTCTTTGCGGTTTCGCTGCCATCGCGCTGGCACTGCTGCATCGGGACCGCACTGGAGAGGGGCAGTACATCGATCTTTCGATGCAGGAGGCGAATTTTACCTTCATCGGCGATGCCTGGCTTGAATATGCCCTGAACGGATCGGTGCGCGGCCCTCAGGGAAACCGTCATCCGCTGCATGCTCCCCAGGGGATATACCCTGCGCAGGGTGAAGATCAGTGGATCGCCATTGCGGTAGAGTCGGATACCCAGTGGGACGAACTCTGTGATCTGCTTGCGCTCGAAGGCTTCCGCTCCTGTCTGGCAGGCGAAAGAAAGATCCGGGAGGCCGAGCTGGAGCAGGCCATTGCAGCGGTGACGCGGGGGTTCGATAAACGGGTGCTGACTACCGAACTGCTCAATCGGGGAATCCCCGCAGCGCCGGTGCTGGATGCGCAGGAAGTGGCAGAAGACGTGCTGCTCCGGGCGCGCGGACACATGGTGCGGGTTGAACACGAGGAAGCAGGCAGTCACTGGCAATCGGGTGTACCCGTGCACTACTCCCGGACACCGGGTGTGGTACGTTCCGCGGCTCCGCTGCAGGGGCAGCACTCCTTCCGGGTGTTCGAGCGTCTGCTGGGCATGTCCGCGCAGGAGTACGAATCCCTGGTGGCCGCGGAGATCAGCGGCAGCGGACCGACCGCCGCCACCAGTGTTGAAAATCAGGCGTGA
- a CDS encoding phosphotransferase, giving the protein MSVIPTADSIDADFLTRVLRSEGFPDVTVDITGVTQIGTGQIGKCVRYTLDVHQDPHAPQTLVGKFPSDDPLSRATGVQLRNYIKEVAFYRELKPRLSIPTPRCFYADIQGEGPEFALLLEDLAPAQQGDQLKGCSPAVARAAVLGLVGLHAPSWCDASLRGIDWLGEPDEAGREMLLALYRAQLPGFLERYGARLSADEAALIAAVGDSPNVLGRPLCEPFSLVHIDYRLDNLLIDASTEPATVYTVDWQSVTLGNPMTDVAYFLGAGLLPEVRQPVEQRLVHDYHAALAAAGVSDYGWDDCWRDYRRAAFAGFPVTVVASMLVQRTARGDEMFTAMARRHARHALDLQADEFL; this is encoded by the coding sequence ATGTCGGTGATTCCAACTGCTGACAGCATTGATGCGGATTTTCTCACTCGGGTGTTGCGGAGCGAAGGCTTCCCTGACGTTACGGTGGACATCACCGGTGTAACGCAGATCGGCACCGGCCAGATCGGTAAGTGTGTCCGCTATACACTGGATGTCCACCAGGATCCTCACGCACCGCAAACGCTGGTTGGCAAATTCCCCTCGGATGACCCCTTAAGCCGGGCTACCGGTGTCCAGCTGCGCAACTACATCAAGGAAGTGGCTTTCTATCGTGAGCTGAAACCCCGTCTGAGCATCCCGACACCCCGCTGCTTCTACGCGGACATCCAGGGCGAAGGCCCCGAGTTCGCGCTCCTGCTCGAGGATCTTGCCCCGGCGCAGCAGGGTGATCAGCTCAAAGGCTGTTCTCCAGCCGTCGCGCGTGCAGCGGTGCTGGGGCTCGTGGGTCTGCATGCTCCGAGCTGGTGTGATGCGTCGCTGCGCGGCATCGACTGGCTGGGTGAGCCGGATGAGGCGGGCAGGGAGATGCTGCTCGCCCTCTACCGTGCGCAGCTTCCCGGGTTCCTCGAGCGCTACGGTGCGCGATTGAGTGCGGATGAAGCCGCCCTGATTGCAGCGGTGGGCGATTCACCGAATGTGCTGGGGCGACCGCTGTGCGAGCCATTCTCACTGGTTCACATCGATTACCGGCTGGACAATCTGCTGATCGATGCGTCTACCGAGCCCGCGACGGTCTATACCGTTGACTGGCAGAGCGTCACTCTGGGCAATCCCATGACAGACGTTGCCTACTTCCTGGGCGCCGGGCTGCTGCCGGAAGTACGGCAACCCGTGGAGCAGCGCCTGGTTCATGACTACCATGCGGCACTCGCTGCAGCCGGTGTGTCCGATTACGGGTGGGACGACTGCTGGCGTGATTATCGGCGCGCCGCCTTTGCCGGATTTCCGGTCACGGTGGTTGCATCGATGCTCGTCCAGCGTACCGCTCGCGGAGACGAGATGTTCACTGCCATGGCCCGGCGCCATGCACGTCATGCGCTCGATCTGCAAGCCGACGAGTTTCTCTAG
- a CDS encoding amidohydrolase → MPSRISASTLLLTTIFLLTACGSETGSGQAQPAAHTPAADLLLHNGRVYTFAWADPDREGRPAADAPVAADGWVPDAEAVAIRAGRIMAAGSMESLGTLQGAETLVVNLQGATVIPGLVESHGHFHELGEQAERVDVSTATTTAEMAALVAARIPETAPGEWIFGGGWDEGAWADALPTRAELDAAVPDHPVLLKGRRGFGVLVNAAALDIAGVSAEMPSPSGGEIVKDEAGDPTGVFLNRAQALINDVIPEPTLAQKERRLLAGLNAMARAGYVDVHHAGVYGDYMPAYESLASAGALPVRVEIMLAARPENMALMEKWIALGPTADPEDFLQVRAVKAYYDGSLGSRGAQLIEDYSDQPGHRGVAGEAYGFPEEVVTRAMAAGFQVGVHAIGDAGNRAVLDFYERVFEQHPRARDLRHRVEHAQIIHPNDFARFGELNLVASMEPGHAVEDSPWAEARVGPQRIRGGYAWRTLRRNGAGLIFNSDLSGTDYDIFYGLHSAVTRKTRDGEPPAGWYPEEAVTMEEALRAYTVWPARASGRESLTGTIVPGKWADITVLSIDPFAVAGADPAGLLNGAVLMTVVDGRVVYNALDGESKGGVSE, encoded by the coding sequence ATGCCTTCGCGGATATCTGCTTCGACGCTGCTCCTGACGACGATTTTTCTGCTGACTGCCTGTGGTTCGGAAACCGGCTCCGGACAGGCCCAGCCGGCTGCCCATACACCTGCTGCAGATCTGCTGCTGCACAACGGTCGTGTTTACACTTTTGCCTGGGCGGATCCGGACAGAGAAGGCCGCCCGGCTGCGGATGCACCGGTCGCTGCAGACGGCTGGGTGCCGGACGCCGAAGCGGTGGCCATCCGGGCAGGTCGCATCATGGCGGCAGGCAGCATGGAATCCCTCGGTACTCTGCAGGGCGCTGAGACTCTGGTCGTGAATCTCCAGGGCGCCACCGTCATCCCCGGTCTGGTGGAAAGTCACGGGCACTTTCATGAGCTGGGGGAGCAGGCCGAGCGGGTCGATGTGAGCACAGCGACCACTACCGCGGAGATGGCCGCACTGGTCGCTGCCCGGATTCCCGAAACGGCACCCGGTGAATGGATTTTTGGCGGTGGCTGGGATGAAGGCGCCTGGGCGGATGCCTTACCCACCCGTGCCGAGCTGGACGCTGCAGTCCCCGATCACCCCGTGCTGCTGAAAGGCAGACGCGGCTTCGGCGTCCTCGTCAACGCTGCGGCACTGGATATCGCCGGAGTCAGCGCAGAAATGCCTTCTCCTTCCGGCGGCGAGATTGTGAAGGACGAAGCCGGAGATCCCACCGGGGTATTTCTGAACCGTGCCCAGGCACTGATCAACGATGTGATTCCGGAACCCACCCTTGCGCAGAAAGAGCGGCGTCTGCTGGCCGGGCTCAATGCGATGGCCCGGGCCGGTTACGTGGACGTGCACCATGCCGGTGTCTATGGCGACTACATGCCGGCGTATGAGTCCCTCGCCAGCGCCGGGGCACTGCCGGTCCGGGTCGAGATCATGCTCGCCGCCCGTCCTGAGAACATGGCGCTGATGGAGAAATGGATCGCTCTGGGCCCCACCGCCGATCCGGAGGACTTTCTCCAGGTCCGGGCGGTGAAGGCCTACTACGATGGTTCTCTCGGTTCCCGGGGCGCCCAGCTGATCGAAGATTATTCTGACCAGCCCGGCCACCGCGGCGTGGCAGGGGAAGCTTACGGATTTCCCGAAGAGGTGGTGACCCGGGCCATGGCGGCTGGTTTTCAGGTCGGCGTGCATGCGATCGGTGATGCGGGCAACAGGGCCGTGCTCGACTTCTATGAGCGGGTGTTCGAGCAGCATCCCCGGGCGCGCGATCTGCGGCATCGGGTCGAACATGCCCAGATCATTCACCCGAACGACTTTGCGCGCTTCGGCGAACTGAATCTGGTGGCATCCATGGAGCCAGGTCACGCGGTGGAAGACAGCCCCTGGGCCGAAGCCCGTGTCGGCCCCCAGCGCATCCGCGGCGGCTATGCCTGGCGCACCCTGCGGCGGAACGGTGCCGGCCTCATATTCAACTCGGACCTCAGTGGTACGGACTACGACATCTTCTACGGACTGCACTCTGCGGTCACCCGCAAAACCCGGGACGGGGAGCCGCCGGCAGGCTGGTATCCGGAGGAAGCGGTGACTATGGAAGAAGCACTGCGTGCCTACACGGTCTGGCCGGCGCGTGCTTCGGGCCGCGAGTCGCTGACCGGCACAATCGTTCCCGGCAAATGGGCGGATATCACTGTGCTGTCGATCGATCCCTTCGCGGTTGCAGGCGCGGATCCGGCCGGGCTGCTGAACGGCGCGGTGCTGATGACGGTTGTTGATGGGCGGGTTGTCTACAACGCACTCGATGGGGAATCGAAGGGCGGTGTTTCGGAATAG